The following are from one region of the Streptomyces tuirus genome:
- a CDS encoding PadR family transcriptional regulator: MSIGHTLLGLLESGPRHGYDLKRAFDEKFGHDRPLHYGQVYSTMSRLLKHGLVEVDGIEAGGGPERKRYAITEAGITDVARWLATPEKPEPYLQSTLYTKIVLALLTHRDAADLLDTQRSEHLRSMRILTDRKRKGDLADQLICDHALFHLEADLRWLELTAARLDKLREAVAR, encoded by the coding sequence ATGTCCATCGGTCACACTCTCCTGGGGCTCCTGGAGTCCGGCCCGCGCCACGGTTACGACCTGAAACGGGCCTTCGACGAGAAGTTCGGTCATGACCGGCCCCTCCACTACGGCCAGGTCTACTCGACGATGTCGCGGCTGCTGAAGCACGGGCTGGTCGAAGTCGACGGCATCGAGGCGGGCGGCGGTCCCGAGCGCAAGCGCTACGCGATCACCGAGGCCGGCATCACCGACGTCGCGCGCTGGCTCGCCACGCCCGAGAAGCCGGAGCCGTACCTCCAGTCGACCCTCTACACCAAGATCGTCCTCGCGCTGCTCACCCATCGCGACGCCGCTGACCTCCTCGACACCCAGCGCTCGGAGCATCTGCGCAGCATGCGGATCCTCACCGACCGCAAGCGCAAGGGCGATCTGGCCGACCAGCTCATCTGCGACCACGCGCTGTTCCACCTGGAGGCGGACCTGCGCTGGCTGGAGCTGACCGCGGCACGTCTGGAC